The following nucleotide sequence is from Capricornis sumatraensis isolate serow.1 chromosome 5, serow.2, whole genome shotgun sequence.
GCTTGGGTTTTCAGGGCGTTCATGCTCCTGGGCTCTACAACATTCTAAAGATGAACAATCTACCTGACTAAGATTCTTACTACAGTTTTTGTTAAACTCAGCATTATTTTCACAGAATCTTTCATCTTTAGCTTCATCAATCTTTTCCTCAGCTGGAGCTACATGATAAAGGTCCATATCCTGAAGGGAGTCCAATAAGTCTACAACATGTGGCTGTGAAGTGACTGATCTCAGATGTCTGAGCACATACTCTTCACACTGGCCAACTGCATCCAgaagattatttattttactgaccAAAGCCGAACTATCATCACGAAGATGACACCAGGAGAGCAAAGCACTGAACGAAAATATAAATAAgagttaaagaggaaaaaattaaacaatcaAAGGCTTTTAGAATTTTTGAAGCTAAGGCTTTCATATTTCTCTTCTAGATAAAATCAtgcaaaaattattaataatagcaaTGTGAGTCAAAATCAGGAAAGTAATGATGGTAAAATAAGATTATAAATATAAGGACATTATCTTTCAACAGAAATTAAACAACTGGAGTTAATCATATAAACCGTTTATAATTCATAACCCCTCCTTCACAGGTCCTCATCTATTTTCCctgattttattttccccttaTGATTGTGTAGCTTCTGTTGAAGATGGATACaactcaagagaaagaaaaaacctgaaaaaatagtttttcttttaaaggcagCAACCAGCTTCTAAACTAGTGTTTCTCAATCTTGGATGCACATCAGAATTACCTGCAAAACTTTTAAACCTTATCAAGGTTCAGGTCACACCtgagaccaattaaatcagaatctctgggggtgttatttttttaaaagcttcccagCTGATAACAAGGTGTAACCAAGGTTAAAAATCACTGTTATAACCGTATAGCTGCTTGACATCAAAACTGaaggtgaggggaaaaaaagttttgagACAACTCACTTTTCCAACTTTGTTAGATACTTTACTAACAATTTTATTGAAGGAGGTTAGAATTCTTCCAgtcttaataattatttttctttactgtttttttaGTACAGATAGTACTTTTACTTTCCTACATTCATATTATTCATCTCACGAAATAATGGTTATTGTGAAAAGTAATAATGTTagcaacaagttttttttttttttttttgccatgtcaCACAGCTTGTGGTAAcatagtttccagaccagggactgaacgcaggccatgaaaataaaaacatgaagtcCAAATCCACTGCATTGCCACCAGATACCCTGC
It contains:
- the YAE1 gene encoding protein YAE1 homolog, with the translated sequence MSWVQAASLVQGPEEEGDVFDEEADESLLVQREWQSHMQRRVKEGYRDGIDAGKAVTLQQGFNQGYKEGAEVIINYGQLRGTLSALLSWCHLRDDSSALVSKINNLLDAVGQCEEYVLRHLRSVTSQPHVVDLLDSLQDMDLYHVAPAEEKIDEAKDERFCENNAEFNKNCSKNLSQVDCSSLECCRAQEHERPENPSLTWILEQTASLVKQLGVSVDILQHLKQL